The Burkholderia cepacia genome includes a region encoding these proteins:
- a CDS encoding adenosylcobinamide-GDP ribazoletransferase: MTPDRARGARAELRYFFVALGYFTRVPVPRAIGYAAGDLDQAARYFPLVGACVGAWGALVYLVALRALPVSIAVGLSMAATLLATGAFHEDGLADSCDAFGGGYTRDDVLRIMHDSRIGTFGAVALVIALGVKWQALASMLPLRAAWTMIAAHAASRAAAVSLLMTLDYVRPEGKAKPVAQRMGARAACVAALFGLPWLFWPDWRMGVAALGALVLLRAWLARYLVRRIGGYTGDCLGFTQQLCELAIYLVVLGWTSS; encoded by the coding sequence GTGACGCCTGATCGCGCGCGCGGCGCGCGGGCCGAGCTGCGCTACTTCTTCGTCGCACTCGGCTACTTCACGCGCGTGCCCGTGCCGCGCGCGATCGGCTACGCGGCCGGCGATCTCGACCAGGCCGCGCGTTATTTCCCGCTCGTCGGCGCATGCGTCGGCGCGTGGGGCGCGCTCGTGTATCTGGTCGCGCTGCGCGCGCTGCCCGTGTCGATCGCGGTCGGGCTGTCGATGGCCGCCACGCTGCTCGCAACGGGGGCCTTCCACGAGGACGGCCTCGCCGACAGCTGCGATGCGTTCGGCGGCGGCTATACGCGCGACGACGTGCTGCGCATCATGCACGACTCGCGGATCGGCACGTTCGGCGCGGTCGCGCTCGTGATCGCGCTCGGCGTGAAATGGCAGGCACTTGCGTCGATGCTGCCGTTGCGTGCCGCATGGACGATGATCGCCGCGCACGCGGCGAGCCGCGCGGCGGCCGTGAGCCTGCTGATGACGCTCGACTACGTGCGGCCCGAAGGCAAGGCGAAACCGGTCGCGCAACGGATGGGGGCGCGCGCGGCGTGTGTCGCCGCGCTGTTCGGATTGCCGTGGCTGTTCTGGCCCGACTGGCGCATGGGCGTCGCCGCGCTCGGCGCGCTCGTGCTGCTGCGCGCGTGGCTCGCACGCTATCTGGTCCGGCGGATCGGCGGTTATACCGGCGACTGTCTCGGCTTCACGCAACAACTGTGCGAACTGGCAATCTATCTCGTGGTGCTCGGATGGACGTCGTCCTGA
- the cobC gene encoding alpha-ribazole phosphatase has protein sequence MDVVLIRHPAVGVEPGICYGRSDVPLAASAQAGAQGVRERLDALRAPLPQRIWSSPLTRCASVAERLAQALGVPLQYDGCWQEMDFGAWEMRRWDDIDRAALDAWAADLMHACAHGGESVARFAARVAQGVDATVQADAPQWAVTHAGVIRVFAAHVLCVPLDTLLSRPVPFGGIVWLRMHDAAGAWEIVHWDA, from the coding sequence ATGGACGTCGTCCTGATCCGTCATCCGGCCGTCGGTGTCGAGCCGGGCATATGCTACGGACGCAGCGACGTGCCGCTCGCCGCGTCGGCGCAGGCCGGCGCGCAGGGTGTGCGCGAGCGGCTCGACGCGTTGCGCGCGCCATTGCCGCAGCGCATCTGGTCGAGCCCGCTGACGCGCTGCGCGTCGGTGGCCGAGCGGCTCGCGCAGGCGCTCGGCGTGCCGTTGCAGTACGACGGATGCTGGCAGGAAATGGATTTCGGCGCGTGGGAGATGCGGCGCTGGGACGATATCGATCGCGCGGCACTCGATGCGTGGGCGGCCGACCTGATGCATGCGTGCGCGCATGGCGGCGAAAGCGTCGCGCGGTTCGCTGCCCGGGTCGCGCAAGGCGTCGACGCGACCGTGCAGGCCGATGCGCCGCAATGGGCGGTCACGCATGCGGGCGTGATCCGCGTGTTTGCGGCGCATGTACTGTGCGTGCCGCTCGATACGCTGCTGTCGCGGCCGGTGCCGTTCGGCGGCATCGTGTGGCTGCGCATGCACGATGCGGCCGGCGCGTGGGAGATCGTGCACTGGGACGCGTGA